One Prosthecobacter debontii DNA window includes the following coding sequences:
- the hpt gene encoding hypoxanthine phosphoribosyltransferase, with product MSAITGVLSDLHRVLLSAESIRARVTEMAHEIERDYSGKVITVVVLMDGALFFVSDLLRQIDLPIRLVTLGASSYHGGMESSGQVKINWPAGVEFAGQDILLLDDILDTGLTLKALRERLLSEKPASLRTAVLLDKKRPREHDVPLDYCGFEIADEFVVGYGMDYQGRFRNIPCIGILKP from the coding sequence ATGTCTGCCATTACCGGAGTCTTGAGCGATCTGCACCGCGTCCTGCTCAGCGCGGAATCCATCCGCGCCCGCGTTACCGAGATGGCGCATGAGATCGAGCGGGATTACTCGGGCAAGGTCATCACCGTGGTGGTGCTCATGGATGGCGCTCTTTTCTTCGTGTCAGATCTTCTGCGTCAGATTGATCTGCCCATCCGTCTCGTCACCCTCGGCGCCAGCAGTTATCACGGTGGTATGGAGTCCAGCGGGCAGGTGAAAATCAACTGGCCTGCCGGGGTGGAGTTCGCTGGGCAAGACATTCTATTGTTGGACGACATCCTGGATACCGGGCTCACTCTGAAGGCCTTGCGCGAGCGCCTGCTCAGCGAGAAGCCTGCGTCTCTGCGAACCGCGGTGCTTTTGGATAAAAAGCGGCCGCGTGAGCATGATGTGCCGCTGGACTACTGCGGCTTTGAAATCGCGGACGAATTCGTCGTCGGCTACGGCATGGATTATCAAGGCCGTTTTCGTAATATCCCCTGCATCGGCATTCTGAAGCCATGA
- a CDS encoding MoaD/ThiS family protein, translated as MTVRLLFFSVLRDITGTDEITWAIEPGADVTKLLHALYERWPALREWDSSLLVAMDQTYVKRTQPLHENCEVAVMPPVQGG; from the coding sequence ATGACCGTGCGCCTGTTGTTTTTTTCCGTGCTGCGAGACATCACCGGGACCGACGAAATAACCTGGGCCATCGAGCCTGGAGCTGATGTGACGAAATTATTGCACGCCCTCTACGAGCGCTGGCCAGCCCTGCGGGAATGGGACTCGAGTCTCCTGGTGGCAATGGATCAAACTTATGTAAAACGGACTCAACCTTTGCATGAAAACTGCGAGGTGGCCGTAATGCCACCTGTGCAGGGCGGTTGA
- a CDS encoding class I SAM-dependent methyltransferase → MKDIVDNRRHITLGKKLSLAALILKENGPVWCGAFATYYAASALGSKAFKLMDHIRRKDGVPGMNSRALNKAIWEAWDWQAGGEEWTPNEAWKTAIIEHILRGYLPQGGHFLEIGPGGGRWTGELIQRADSLLGVDISASCVEVCTEKFAGTGKAKFIVGSGHDLAGVADRSLDALWSFDVFVHINQAEVERYADEFKRVFKPGAVGIIHHGTLGGSLGGWRSNLTHEAMLELLKKRGFEIVASFKEFTHDGVTHQTGLYEDAVTVFRLPA, encoded by the coding sequence ATGAAGGACATCGTAGACAATCGCCGTCACATCACCCTGGGTAAGAAACTGAGCCTCGCTGCGCTTATCCTCAAGGAAAACGGACCCGTGTGGTGTGGTGCCTTCGCCACCTACTACGCCGCTAGTGCTTTGGGCTCCAAAGCCTTCAAGCTGATGGATCATATCCGCCGCAAGGACGGTGTGCCAGGCATGAATAGTCGTGCGCTGAACAAAGCCATCTGGGAAGCCTGGGACTGGCAAGCCGGCGGTGAAGAATGGACGCCGAACGAAGCCTGGAAGACCGCCATCATTGAGCATATCCTCCGTGGCTATCTCCCACAGGGCGGGCATTTCCTGGAGATCGGCCCTGGTGGTGGCCGCTGGACGGGCGAACTCATCCAGCGTGCGGATAGCCTGCTCGGCGTGGATATCTCCGCCTCCTGCGTGGAGGTCTGCACCGAAAAATTTGCTGGCACGGGCAAGGCGAAGTTCATCGTCGGCTCCGGTCACGATTTGGCCGGTGTGGCGGATCGCAGCCTGGATGCCCTGTGGAGCTTCGATGTGTTTGTGCACATCAACCAGGCCGAAGTGGAGCGTTATGCGGATGAGTTTAAGCGCGTCTTCAAACCCGGCGCTGTCGGCATCATCCATCACGGCACCCTGGGCGGCAGTCTGGGCGGCTGGCGCAGTAACCTCACCCATGAAGCTATGCTCGAACTATTGAAAAAACGCGGCTTCGAGATCGTGGCTTCCTTCAAAGAATTCACTCACGATGGAGTGACTCACCAGACCGGCCTCTATGAAGACGCTGTGACCGTGTTCCGCCTGCCTGCTTAA